Within the Dryobates pubescens isolate bDryPub1 chromosome 2, bDryPub1.pri, whole genome shotgun sequence genome, the region TTTATTGATGTGAAGGCCCCTGTCCTTGAAAAGAGGGCAAGAATTTGAGTACtcaggttttctgtgttataATATCTGTATATTTAGAGTACAGAAGAAGGGCTCATAAAAGccccagtgtttcaccatcacATGCTTTTCCCCAAGGAAAGCTCTTATGTTGGGGACAGTGTGGCTTTATCTGGAAAGAGCAAAAGCATCACACTGACCAAGCATCTGCCTTGCCTTGTGCACAGCATGGCCACCTCATACCTCTTCAGCACTGTCTGTTGCAGAGATATTGCCACATAAAATACTTGAAAACACTGAGTGCTTCTATTTTGGACCACAAATTCCTGTGTATTCGTGGgctcctgtggctgctcagaAGTGCTCTCTAAGCAGCCACACTCTTGCCTAACCCATCAAGATTCACAGGAAAATGGAGTGGAGAGCTCTGTGGGAGCAGGATTCAATTAGAAAGGAGTTCACAACAGTTGGGGTCACATCCACTGGAAAGCAGAAAAGACCATCTTCCCTCAGCAATCTCTTACTGGCAAAGCGGGAGAACTTCCTACTGGGCTCTTACAGCCTAATTGCTCTTAGCTTAGTCTCCAGCTGATTTGTGTGATAGCTCTGTAAATGGCTTTTCCCTCTTTGGATGTCTGTTCCTAGTCAGATATAGTCCTTGGCTTTTCTCTCCTCAGTCTTTACCCAAACACATTTGTTGATGCTCCTCCTTGCTGCTTCTTCAGCCAAGCTTGTAGGAACTTCAAGTTTGCTGTTGGAAGTTCCTGGCCATGTGCTGTACAGCCTATGAATCTTGAGTTCAGCTCCTGGAAGAATGAGGCAGGGGAAACCAACTGTGCTTTAGACCAGCCTTGTCTCCACGTTGGCTTTTATGCGCTGCCAGTGGGACAACTTCCAGTAAGAGACAATTGCTGTTTTAAAGTGTGCCGGTGATAAGAGAGTTCAGTTCTTTTCTGCTCATGACTATTCTATAGCTTCTGGTTTCTCATCAGGAATTTTAAAAGAAGGTGAATGATGGCTAACAGCTTAAATCTCACCTGCTTGGGAAGCCAGTGAAATCACCTTCCCAGTTTCACCTTTGCAAGATTTCTTTTTGCTGCTTTCACATTTCTCAATGTAAGAGTTGTCTGGCAACTTCTGTGCCCCAAGATTACACCAGAAGCAAAGCTACTTCCATAAGGCCCTGTTTTTGGTGTTGATGCTTTCCAGGATGTGGTCTTATCCTGCCTATGAGGGATTCAGATTGCTCTCTTCCTTCTGATTCTTTGCAATTAAATTAGTGCAGAAGTGATAGAATGGGGAGGTAGTCTTCATGAAGAGCATATTTAAAGTTAAAACAAGGACTCTATCTGGCCATCCACATAACACTTAGCTTTGCATTAGTAACCCATCTGAGATTAAGCATAGCTTTCACTACTGCACATCTTTTACTTGCATTTTCAAAGTGCTGTTTTAAATGCTGCCTGGACTTGCTCACCTTTCTAGGAATGCTGCAAGTGAATTCCTTTTAAATAGCAGCTGCTgactcagcagccctgcctgtgtttAGTGTGATGCCATGTCCAAGACCCAGGCATGAGGTAGAAGTGACAGCGCAGACCCATGCTGTTAACTGGGTGTCCCAACAGCCCTCCACCCAGGGCTAGTCCCCCGCCTTATTGTAGTGGATGCAAAGCTTTGGAGGAGTAGCAGCTGGGGATGGGTTGATGGgtgcaaggcagagctgggtgttCCTCATGTTTCACGGAAGGTTTGCAAATGTGCCAGAACAAGGGGAAGTCCCTAAGTAAATTACCATGCAGGCACATCCATCTCCAGTTTCCTGCCCACAGCTTATCCTCAGGCACCTGCCCTGTCTCAAGGTTGAGTGAGGGCaagagagcctggccccctgCAAGAAGCTATCCCACATCATCACAAGTTGAGTATGtgtgctggagaggggaagggaatgtGTGTTACTTaccagctctcagccctgccctgccattgTGTCCAGCTGGTGCAGAAGTCAGATGAGGGCAgcccagcctctccttacaggttGGGTGGGTAGGAAGGATTAATTTCCTCTTTCATCCTAGCCACGAGGTTCTGGCCTTATTCCATGGTAGCAGTTCTGCCCAGGGGACAGAAATTTGCCAGCATATGCAgtgtctttttttctctctttcatttttcttttttttccttttcattttttttgtacAGTCCTTAAGGAACAGCCTGGATGCATTTGAGATGAGACCCTTGTTTCCTAGATTTAGAGGGAAGAAACAGGATAAAAGACTATAAAGAGACACTTGTGACTTTTCAGCAAGCTCCAGCTACTTGGCAAAGTAGCCTAAATCTCAGGGTCTCTGCAGCAGTGTATAAGCTCTTTTCACCTTAAGGGCTCATGGAAACATGAAACAAGACCAGATAAGGTAGACAAATGAGTGAAGCTGAAGGCTTTAGAGGGCCTGCCATCACCAAGTAAGGTCTCCAGGCATTCCAGGGTAGCTGTCTTTCCTCCAGACACATGGTGAAGCTGCGTGGGCTGGCTCATGGGGTGCACTGTGACGCACAGCATGTCTGCCTGTGGCTACCTGTGCTGATTCAGCAAGTAATACCAGCAGCAAAGTGGGCTTTATCCTGGGTCCATCTGGAAATCGGGGCAGCCTGAATACTTACCCCTAGAGGAGGCATCTTGCTAGGATTGTGGGCCTGCTCAGACTAGAAAAATGCCTATCAAAccctcctgctctgtcagcagtacactcctgccacagcctccttCCACCCGTGCCCTGGGCTTTCCCCATAACTTGTGGGCTGGTGCTTATGCTGTGGCTGTTCAGCAAAGGCAGAAACAGTTTTCCCATCCCCAGTTGACTGAGATGCATTCCCAGTTGTCCTGAAGGTGTTTTCCTCTAGGATATAATGATGAATACATACTAATAAGGACTATTGCTTCTGAGCAGCAGATGCACTTTGAGCTCACACCACATTTGCACTGGTATAACCTAAACCAATTAAGTCTTCTGGTACCCTTCTCCTGTTGTTCAAAGTCCTAGCAGTATAGAAAGCTAGGGCCCAGTAATTGGCACTGATGTGTGCACCAGTATGTACTGCTTTCCCAGGAAGCTAGTTTAGCTTGCTCCACATGTGGTCCATGGTGTAGCTGATGACACCCTGCAAAGCAGACTGATGCAGAACCAGTGAGTAATGGTCATAACAAAGGGGAGCTTAATTTAGTGGGGAGCAGCATCTGAGGTGTTTTAGGGAATTTGAGAATAGGTTTAGGTATTGTCAATGCATAGAAACACCATTGCTATGTAGGCTGTGCAAGTCACCTAAAGCTTTTCCACCAGCTTCAATCAGCTTGCAGATACTTCCAGTGTAGACACATGGTGGTGACTAGGGTCTGGGAGTAATTTTTGGTTTATGAAAACAAACCATCATGGCCATCCAGCTTGCTTTTGTCAAGTCTTTTGCAGCTTTTGAGAGGACTAAGCCCAGTGGAGGAAGAAAGACCATGTAGGACACATTGGTGTCAACAGCTGTGGGTCTTTACAGTAACTAAATCCTTCATCTCTTTTGTCCTAGTTCTGGATACCGCAGGCCAAGAGGAGTTCAGCGCAATGCGGGAGCAGTACATGAGGACTGGAGATGGTTTTCTTATAGTGTACTCGGTGACAGACAAGGCCAGCTTTGAGCATGTGGACCGGTTCCACCAGCTGATCCTCAGAGTCAAGGACAGGTGGGTgctgtggagccaggtgctgccTGACTCCCCTTCCACCACTCTGGAGACTGTGCCATGGGGCAGTTGCATGTCTTTGTCTGTCTTTCACTTCCTGGGTGCCCCAGGGAAAGTCCTTGTGTGTGGGTTTGTGGGCCTACATATGAGGAAGTGTTTCACCCCCTTCTGATATGCATGTAGTGCTTTCAAACATGATAAAGGTAAGCAGTGTTATGATGGAGTGAAACGGATCTggaaaggagaaacttctgaTGGAACTGTCTGGCAAAGCATTCTGAGAAAGGCAGATGAGACACTTTTGAAGGTAACTAGCATGGAGGGAGGAATGATGCTCTGTACACAGGGCAGAGACTTTGGGAGCACCAGCAGGGAGTCCACAAGCGTTCATTTGGACCTAATTGTTTTGTGTGTCCTGGCAGCATTTGCCTACCCCTGGCTTCAGTTTCAGTTTCTGCCAAACAAACCTTAGAAGGTTCTGCGTGATTTTAGGCTTTGAACAAGTGTCTTGAAAGGGAAAAGGCCTCATGTTGGAAGGAAGAGTcctgacagaacaaggggaagcTGCCAGTTTATCTGAGAGATAGCTCCCTTTTCACATCCCAGTTCAAGAGGTGATGAATCCTGGGTGGGGTGTGAAATAAGCCGTTATATGTCTGCAGCTATGAAATACTTAGTTTTTCCGTTCATAATGGGGTTTAATTATGGAAGTCATCAagaaaagccaccagagggTTCGGGCCTCATTGCTGGCTTCCTTTCACAGCTCTGAATAACTTCCTCACAGGAAGGGTGGACTCATATCATGTGAGGTTCACAGCTGACAGCTCTTCCAGTAAAGCATCCAAAGTGGAGGCCACAAGAGTAAAAAGTAAAGGAAAACCCACCCTTTGATTTCATCTCAATGAAGAAAAATGTCAGTCAGTCTGTCTCCCAGATCACAACAGTCTTTTCTTCACTGCCAACTCAGCTTGGGGCAAATTAAATCTGTTTCTGAAAGCTGAAAAAGATGGAACAGCATTTCCTATAGCCTGCCCCAAACTGATATCAGTTTTATCTACTTTGACTTTGTGAAAATAAGATGCAGTATTCCTTTTTTTGCTCTGTACTGAAACCCTGTATGCTGTGCAAACACTGGCCGGCGTGTGAGAAGCAGGAAGTGAAACAGGCTGGTGAGGTTGTTTTTGTTTCCCTGCTCAACACCACCGAAGCACAGAGCGTGAGGAGCTTAACACTTCATCCAAAACCTGGGCTCCTTCAGCAAATTGCAGCAGTAGAAGCAGCACAAGTAAAGAAACTATCCTCCCAGACCAGCTGGGAGGGTATCTGGGAGCAGAGCATTGTCCTGCTTTTCAAGCTAGCAGCCTGTTTTGGCAACTTAAAATCCCAAGGAATTGCAGGCTGCTGTGTTAGCAGAGCTCTTCAAAGccttccccctctttctttccatAATCTTCATTACAGTGAAACTTCCAACTATAGTAGCTTTGTCCAACTAGCAATCACACAGCTTACAACAGGGAACAAAGTCCCCACAGACTTTTATGCCTGAAGTAAACAAGGCAAACGAGATACCATCCAAATGTAATCCCTTTCTTAGCAATGTGCTGCCAGccaaaaagaaatcaaataatCCAGTCAAGCGAGTGTTTTGCTCTAGAATGATCAGAGTCAAGATATATCGATGGTCAGGTATTAAAATTAAATCAAAGCCACATTATCAGAATGAATAACTGCAAGACTCATTTAAAATGCAGAGTGCACAGTGCAGTACTTTTCCAGCAAGAGCAAGGAGGCAGTGTGCCAGAGAGAAGATGGAGCCCTTATCATCGTGACGAAAAATGACATAAAAATGCTGTTTGAAAATTCAGGGTTACGTAGGAAAGTGTTCTGTGCAGAAATTAGtgcagccagctgctcctcaccccaatAAAACCAGCTCTGACAGCAAAGAACACTGGAATCTTGTTAGGAGGGTTTAAAGGTAAATATAAGAAAGTAATACTACCATAACTGCCAGTtatcagaagggacctcctccCTCCTAGCAGTAGATAAAGGCCCTGCAGCAAGACTTTGCTCTCTCTGTTATGCAGCTAGAGGAAAGGTGCCTGTATGGAAGGTGGTTTGGGGTGGGCAGtggctgcactgccaggacctCCTGTGGCATGAGCTGCTCTAGTTCTGTTTAATCACTGTAGCTATGAGGATTTTCTactgaggagagcctgaccTACACACCTTGTGAAGAGAGCCCTGCCCTGGACATAGTGTGGGTAGATGTGTCTTTTCTCAGGCAGTGGCTGAAGACAATCATTTACAATCACTAAAATTAGAGAAATATCTGAGTATTATTACACATGGGTTTGGTACAAAAGGGTGGTTGCTCATCAGATTTTTGCTCTAGGATTAGAAGCAGGATATGGTAAGTAATAGCACCTGGAAGCTTAGCAAAAGTCTTTGATTACCTCCAGCCTCCTTCTAGATACCACTACCTGCCTTTCAATTTGTCTTGGGGTAACACTCATGAGGATCTTTGCTCCCACTCATTTTATCCCCTATTTGATgcccctccagcaccagctTATGAAGtccatttttccttctcccacagTCGCTTTCAGTGGATGACCAGGACATGAACTGACACCAATTTCTCCACCATACATCGTTACCTTGCAGTGATGAGCAGCTCCCACAATATGCAGTTACTGAGATGCCTCAATTGTACAAACTGCCCCGATCTCCTGCTCAAGATCCGACTCTCAGTTATTTCCTGACTACCTCTGTAGTTCTTTCTTCACCTGACTGGATCTTGAGGCTTAGCTATTATCAGGCATTGCAAAAACAATGCCACTAAATCCCTGAAGTGCCTGCAAATAAGAATGAATGTGTGCGTTTTTACAGTACGGATGTATGTGTAGGGGAGCTGAAGTGTGTTCATTGGGTCTTTCTTTGGATGTCTTTACATGTATGTGGCATGTCTGTAGCAGAAAATGTTAGATGATGTCAGCATCCAAAAGTGAAATTCATGCTCAGCATCTTTTATTGTAGTCCACTAATAActgggtggtggttttgggttttttcagagAGTCCTTTCCAATGATTCTGGTGGCGAACAAAGTTGATCTAATGCATTTACGGAAAATTACAAGAGAACAGGGAAGAGAAATGGCAACAAAACATAATGTAAGTTTGTGGAGTTGTTTAATTGGTTGTTGTAAGCCCCATTACAGGCATTCAGAATTAAATTCTCTGCTCATCTGGAGCTGAATTATAGCATTTCTCTCACAATTGAACATTTGCTATCACATTTTTGACTACTACCAAGTAGTAGCTATGCAGTTGACTTTCAGAAGGGCCAGTTCATCATTAAAACTAGaatctctgctgcacacagggaTGTAggaagcctgtagccatcatgAAACTGTGTGTACAAGGTGTGGGCACATGGCGAGAAATGCTcaaaatgaggggaaaagatGCACTCACCTGGAGTGAAAAGGTGAAGTCAGGCATTAGGAAGAGTATCCAGGTGTCCATAAGAAGTGAGCTTGTGAAAGATGATGAAGTTATTGGGTTGTTAAGCCTACATACATATGGCCCACCATCTTAGCTCTGCATTATTCATGACATAGTTTAGCCTAGGAAATTGGTCTTGGAGGGGTATAGATCACATGCTGTTCCACTGATCACCTCTAATACCAGCAACCCTGAGTACCCAAAGGGAGGCAtgaggaatggaatgggaagggAAGATAAATAAGGAAGGTAAATAAtgttgaaaaaacaaaacaaggctgAGAcctcttggcagcctgctgtgtCTAAATGGCAACCTGTGTGGTGTCTCTAAACAAGCCGCAATGGCAGTTTGTCAGGGCAGGTTCATTCCTTCCCCAAGGAATATAATTTTTGTAGGAGCCAGGACACCTAAGCTGCAACACAACATGTTACACCCGTCTGTATGTGGAAAAGGCTGTGTACAAAAATACCTTATCAGAGACAGTTTTATAAATCTGCCAGCGTGCTGGACAAGCACTCTAGCAGGTCCCATCTGGCTGTCAGACTTTGAAGGAGAAGATCATTTTACACTGAAGGGGAATTGTAGTCATGAAATATTCATGCAGTAGTCCTAATAAAATGTGGCAAGCAAGAGTTTTTGGCACGTGCTCATCTTTCAACAACCTTTGGCTATTTTCACGTATGCAAGCACAGCTTAGGGGGGGAGAACATCTGACAACATGAAGTCTATGATTATTCTTCCCTAAACCCAGAGCTCTGATAGCAGCTGGTTTGTCTGGTGCTTACTCCAGACCTTTTGTAAGTGCTTGCTGAAGTTACTGTGAGAGTGAAGGTGTTGATAGCAGTGTCATGCCAACACTTTGTTTACCTGTGTTGCCCTGGTCTCTTAGACACAAAATTTCTCCAGCCTTTTTCATTCAAAACTCATCAGagtttttcattttgaaattgGTTTGCTACCAACATTTTGGCTGTTACTAATCTCTCATGCCACATTTCTGCAGATTCCCTATATAGAAACTAGTGCCAAGGACCCACCTCTGAATGTTGACAAGGCCTTCCATGATCTCGTGAGGGTAATAAGGTAAGCTGCAACCTCCTCGCTTGCTCACTGGCTGTGGATGAGGTTTTCAGGAATGCTAGTCCAGAGAGTCAGGAGTCAGCTTCTGGGGAGCAGGAGTCTGATGGTTTGGTTGCAGGTGTGATTTCTGGGGTTTATAACTTTCTTTACCTTTTTCTGCAAAGGGATCTTAGTAGCACTTCATGCCCTTGCAGGACATCAGTGCTAGGCAGGTTGAGAAGTAGCTGTGACCATAATGAAAATACATTATCCAATGGACAGTGCAAGGCTGACTATAATGATCAGCTTTAAAAGGATGGCATTAAAAGCTCTGGACCAGTAATTTGGGTTGTCATAGCTTTGTCCCCTCAGGATCTCTTCTTGCCAGGGGTTAAAAAGGACTGGCAAAAAATTCTACAGAACTCTAATGTAGGTGACTTCTAACAATTTCTGTgcattaaatggaaaaaaataagctGCTCTGTGTGAAAACCAGCATGAGCTAATGGATAAGCCACAGGTTTCCTCCTCAGACTGCTGAGGCTTGTTCCTACTTTTGGCATGAGCTGCCTTTGCTCACTTTGGCAAACACCTGCTCTCTGGGCAAACCCCTTCTCCTCATACTAGCAGGAAGGGTCTGCCTTCCAAAATCCCAGCTGCCCTACAGGGAAAGAGTTGCATGTACATCTCAGTATCTCAGCTGATAACCTCACATCTCTCCAATATTTGTTTTTCTGGCACCAGTTGTCTGCCACATTATCCCGGGCCCTCATTTTTCATGCTTTGGGAGGGTGCTGAGCTGAAATCGTACTCCTCCCCACCACGCAGTCAAAGTGCCTCGttcagcaactaaaccatgaggCATTTATTCACTGAGTATCTGTACTTGTGAATATCTTAGCACAGCCTTGAGTCAGCCTCCATGAAAAGCAGATGGTACTGCCCACTCTTTCCACATGTCTCAAAAGCAGAGGGCACAGAGTCTTTGGAGAAATACAGAGCTGAGTTGGAAATGTCCCAAGCTATTTTCCAACTGTTCTGTAACTCATCATTAGCTGGGTAGATACTCTGTCACAGCAAGCTTTTACCACCAGCTAGTCTACTCTgggctaaaaagaaaaaaaaaataaaattaaaaaatccccaaaatGAGATGGTGAGGTTCTGTTTGCTGTCTCTACATAATATGACtccagacaggctgggaggaatGTTGTAAAATGAGACATCACTAAATTCAAGCCCTGAAAATGTACTCCATAAGCTCACAAGCAGGTGATGCACCTCAGTTTCCTGAGCAGTCACTGTAAAAGTCATTGCCAGTGAGGTGAAACCCTCCATGATACCAGAAGCACCAGAGATGTTCACAACATCTGGAACTCAGGTTAAGTCAGGGAGCAAAGAAATGCTGTGTGATCTAGATAGTCATTTGCCTCAATGCAGCTTTGCTTGCCCGTTGGACATCGCAAACAAGCCCACAGCCATAGGATGCATCACCCACCAAGTATTACTTTCATTAAGTGAGCTTTCTCAAACAAAATATAAATTTGCAGCTCCCTAGTAACTCTGCCATTCCTTTACAAATGTAGAGGGTCCTCAGAGCCCACATGAGTTTGCAGGGTGAGGAGGCTTGTTCAGGGTCGTCACTGTTTGTGCTTCCAGCACTTGGCTGATATTCATTTCTAGAAATATGCAGAAAGGAGTGGAGTGATTGAGTCTGTCCAATAGACATTTTACATTTCATGATACCCCTTTTATGCTGCAGCAATGTGTACTCAAGGACTGTTGCAGCAGAAGTCTTGAGTGGGCACAGGACATGGTTTTCTGGATCTCTAAAACAGTTCCAGAACACTGTGAACAGCTTGTGGTCGCTTAGTGTTTATCCAAATTAACttcaaagtatttttttaaatttcagctTCCTAGCTTTGAAGTTTTATGCTTTTCATGCCTCCAGCCTTCAtactcactgaaaaaaaataaatcttattAGTCAAAGCTGAGTTCTTTAGGTGGTTGCAAACATttgggagctgaggctgtaaGAAAAACACCAGCTAAAGCCTTA harbors:
- the MRAS gene encoding ras-related protein M-Ras, which gives rise to MATSAVPSENLPTYKLVVVGDGGVGKSALTIQFFQKIFVPDYDPTIEDSYLKHTEIDGQWAILDVLDTAGQEEFSAMREQYMRTGDGFLIVYSVTDKASFEHVDRFHQLILRVKDRESFPMILVANKVDLMHLRKITREQGREMATKHNIPYIETSAKDPPLNVDKAFHDLVRVIRQQIPEKSQKKKKKTKWRGDRATGSHKLQCVIL